Within the Solwaraspora sp. WMMA2056 genome, the region AGAAGGTCATCATCTCGGCTCCGGCCAAGAACGAGGACTTCACCGTCGTGCTCGGCGTCAACGACGACCAGTACGACCCGGCCAAGCACACGATCATCTCGAACGCCTCCTGCACCACCAACTGCCTCGCCCCGATGGCCAAGGTGCTGCAGGACACGTTCGGCATCGAGCGTGGTCTGATGACCACGATCCACGCGTACACCCAGGACCAGAACCTGCAGGACGGCCCGCACTCCGACCTGCGTCGGGCCCGCGCCGCCGCGCTGAACATCGTGCCGACCTCGACCGGTGCGGCCAAGGCGATCGGCCTGGTGCTGCCGGAGCTCAAGGGCAAGCTGGACGGCTACGCGCTGCGGGTGCCGATCCCGACCGGCTCGGCCACCGACCTGACCGTCACCGTCGGCCGGGAGACCACCGTCGAAGAGGTCAACGCCGCGGTCAAGGCCGCCGCGCAGGGCCCCCTCGCCGGCATCCTCACCTACACCGAGGACCCGATCGTGTCGGCCGACATCGTCACCGACCCGGCGTCGTGCATCTTCGACTCCGGCCTGACCAAGGTGATCGGCGACCAGGTCAAGGTCGTCGGCTGGTACGACAACGAGTGGGGCTACTCCAACCGGCTGGTGGACCTGGTCAAGCTGGTGGGCGCGTCCCTGTGAGCCAGGTAGCCACTCTCGACGATCTTCTCGCCGAGGGTGTGTCGGGTCGGCGCGTGCTGCTGCGCGCCGACCTGAACGTCCCCTTCGAGAAGGACAACCCGGGGGTCATCGCCGACGACGGCCGGATCCGGGCGGTGCTGCCCACCCTGACCGCGCTGCGCGACGCCGGCGCGGCTGTGGTGGTCTGTTCCCACCTGGGCCGGCCCAAGGGCGCCCCGGACCCGAAGTACACCCTGGCGCCGGTCGCCGCCCGCCTCGGCGAGCTGCTCGGAACGCCGGTCGCGTTCGCCACCGACACCGTCGGCGACTCGGCGCAGGCCACCGTCGCCGGTTTGACCGGCGGCCAGGTCGCGCTGCTGGAGAACCTGCGGTTCAACCCGGGGGAGACCAGCAAGGACGCCGACGAGCGGGGTGCCTTCGCCGACCAGTTGGCGGCGTTCGCCGACGCGTACGTCGACGACGCGTTCGGCGCCGTGCACCGCAAGCACGCCAGCGTGTACGACGTACCGGCGCGGCTGCCGCACGTCGCCGGCCTGCTGGTGCACCGTGAGGTCGAGGTGCTCGGCAAGCTGACCGGCGCGCCGGAGCGGCCGTACGTGGTGGTGCTCGGCGGCTCGAAGGTCTCCGACAAGCTCGCCGTGATCGAGGCGCTGCTGCCGACCGTCGACAAGCTGCTGGTCGGCGGTGGCATGTGCTTCACCTTCCTCAAGGCCCAGGGCCACGAGGTCGGTAGGTCGCTGCTGGAGACCGAGATGGTCGACACCTGCCGTGACCTGCTGGAGCGGGCCGCCGGCAAGATCGTGCTGCCGGTCGACGTGGTGGCCGCCACCGCGTTCGCCGCCGCCGCCGACCACGACGTGGTCGACGCCGCCGCGATCCCGGCCGACCGGCTCGGCCTGGACATCGGCCCGCGCAGCGTCGCCGCCTTCGCCGAAGCCCTGGCCGGGGCGCACACGGTCTTCTGGAACGGCCCGATGGGCGTGTTCGAGCTGGCACCGTTCGCCGCCGGTACCCGGGGTGTCGCCGAGGCGATCACCAAGGTCGACGGCTTCACCGTCGTCGGCGGCGGCGACTCGGCGGCCGCGGTGCGCACCCTCGGCCTCGACGAGTCCGCCTTCGGGCACATCTCGACCGGCGGGGGCGCCTCGCTGGAGTACCTGGAGGGCAAGACCCTTCCCGGCATCGCCGCCCTGGAGAAGTGAGAGCAGTGCCTGAGACCGTTGCCCGCCGGCCGCTGATGGCCGGCAACTGGAAGATGAACCTCAACCACCTGGAAGCCATCGCGCTGGTCCAGAAGCTGGCGTTCAGCCTGAACGAGCAGCAGCTGACCGACGTCGAGGTGGCGGTGCTGCCGCCGTTCACCGCGCTGCGCAGCGTGCAGACGCTGATCGACGGCGACAAGCTGGTGATCGGCTACGGCGCCCAGGACCTGTCGCCGTACGCCGGTGGTGCCTACACCGGTGACATCTCCGGGGCGATGCTGGCGAAGCTGGGCTGCCAGTACGTCACCGTCGGCCACTCGGAGCGGCGGGCCTACCACAACGAGGACGACGCGGTGGTCAAGGCCAAGGTGGCCGCCGCGCTGGCCAACGGGATCACCCCGATCCTGTGCGTCGGCGAAGGACTGGACGTGCGGGAGGCCGGCGGCCACGTCGCGCACTGCCGCGACCAGGTCGACGCCGCGCTGGCCGGGTTGACCGCCGAGCAGGTGGTCAAGGTCGTCATCGCGTACGAGCCGGTCTGGGCCATCGGCACCGGCAAGACCGCCACCCCGGCGGACGCCCAGGAGGTCTGCGGCGCGATCCGGGCCCGGCTGGCCGAGTCGTACGACCAGGCCACCGCCGACCAGACCCGGATCCTGTACGGCGGCTCGGTCAAGGCGGCGAACATCGCCGCGATCATGGCCGAGGTCGACGTCGACGGCGCACTGATCGGCGGAGCCAGCCTGGACGCCGAGGAGTTCGCCCAGATCGTCCGGTTTCCGGAGCACGTGAAGCGTTGACCGGTCGGCTCCGGGGCATGTCGGCCCCGGAGCCGGTCGGCACCCGGGTACGCGGCCCGCTATCCTTGGTGAGCCCGTGCTCCGCCGCCGCACGGGCTCGCCTGGTTCGTCCCCCGGGACCACGGCGACCGTCATGAGAGGACTGACCGCTACCATGCCGATCGAGTTCGCCTACGTATTGATCGTGTTGCTGGTGATCACGAGCGTGATGCTCACCATGCTGATCCTGCTGCACAAGGGCAAGGGCGGCGGCATGTCGAGCATGTTCGGCGGTGGCGTGAGTACCAGCCTCGCCGGGTCGTCGGTGGCCGAGAAGAACCTCGACCGGTACACCGTACTGGCCGGCATCGTGTGGTTCGCCTGCATCGTCGGCCTGGGCCTGTGGCTCAAGGTCGCGATGGCCACGGGTGTGTGATTCGTCGCTGCCCGTCGTAAGATTTCGCGCGGCCCGTTGATACGGGTCGCGCTTTCTTTGTCGCATCCGCTCCACCCCCCTTCCGACGACAGGAGCGACCTCATGGCGAGTGCCCACACGATCCGGGGCAGCCGGATCGGTGCCAGCCCGGCCCGGCCGACCGAGCGGGCCCAGCCCGCACCCCGGCGGCAGACGACCTACTGGTGCGCCAACGACCACGCGGTGCAGATCAGCCTTGCGGTGGACGCGGCCACCCCGGAGACCTGGGAGTGCCCGCGCTGCGGCCTGCCCGCCGGGCAGGACCAGCAGAACCCGCCGGCCCGGCCGCGAACCGAGCCGTACAAGTCGCACCTGGCGTACGTCAAGGAGCGCCGCAGCGAGGCCGACGGTGAGGCCATCCTCGCCGAGGCACTCGCGGCGGTCCGCGCCCGCCGGGGCGAACGCTGATCACGGTACGCTCCTGCTGAGTTTTCCTGCCTCGGCGCGGACCAGGGGACACCACGTTGATCAACCAGACCTTGACGTACGCCAAGCATCACACGCCCGATTCGGTGCGGGTGGCCGCGCGGTGGGCCATGCTGGAGACGCAGAACGCGAAAAGTCGTCTCACGGTCCCGGTGGCCGCCCGCTGCGAATACGACAACGTGTACCACTGCACGGTGCGCAAGACTGCCAGCCAGTGGGTGAAGTCGCTACTCAGCGACCCAGTGGTCTACCGCTATTCGGGGTTGTTGCCGTTCGACCAGCGAATCAGCCGACGGCGCTACCCGAACGCCGTTCCCACCGGCCGGATCGTTTCCTCGCTGTTCATCTCCCGCTACGGGTTCGACGACCTGCCCAAGCCCGAGAAGTACCGGGCGTTCTTCATCCTGCGGGACCCGCGTGACGTCGTCGTGTCGAGCTACTTCTCGCTGCGCAGCTCCCACACCCCGATGGGCGACGTCCTGCTGCACCGCAAGGTCCTGCAGGAGCTGCCCGCCAAGGAAGGCCTGCTGTACGTCATCGACCACCTGACGAAGGTGAACCTCTTCTCCGCCATGCATTCGTGGGTGGTCGCGCCGAGCGCGGAGACCGTTGCGCTGTTCCGCTACGAGGACCTCGTCGGCGAGCGGCAGGCGGACGAGTTCGATCAGCTGCTGCGGCACTGCGGCATCACCATCCCCCCGGCCGAGCTGACCGCGCTGCTCGACCGGCACGGCTTCTCCCGGATGCGGAAGAAGCGCCGCGAGGCCGGCCCGACCGCCCACTACCGCAAGGGCA harbors:
- the gap gene encoding type I glyceraldehyde-3-phosphate dehydrogenase, giving the protein MTIRVGINGFGRIGRNFTRAVLASGADIQIVAFNDLGDTATTAHLLKYDSILGRLPYEVKASGDEITVGGHTIKALAERDPAKLPWGDLGADVVIESTGFFTDATKAKAHVDGGAKKVIISAPAKNEDFTVVLGVNDDQYDPAKHTIISNASCTTNCLAPMAKVLQDTFGIERGLMTTIHAYTQDQNLQDGPHSDLRRARAAALNIVPTSTGAAKAIGLVLPELKGKLDGYALRVPIPTGSATDLTVTVGRETTVEEVNAAVKAAAQGPLAGILTYTEDPIVSADIVTDPASCIFDSGLTKVIGDQVKVVGWYDNEWGYSNRLVDLVKLVGASL
- a CDS encoding phosphoglycerate kinase, whose protein sequence is MSQVATLDDLLAEGVSGRRVLLRADLNVPFEKDNPGVIADDGRIRAVLPTLTALRDAGAAVVVCSHLGRPKGAPDPKYTLAPVAARLGELLGTPVAFATDTVGDSAQATVAGLTGGQVALLENLRFNPGETSKDADERGAFADQLAAFADAYVDDAFGAVHRKHASVYDVPARLPHVAGLLVHREVEVLGKLTGAPERPYVVVLGGSKVSDKLAVIEALLPTVDKLLVGGGMCFTFLKAQGHEVGRSLLETEMVDTCRDLLERAAGKIVLPVDVVAATAFAAAADHDVVDAAAIPADRLGLDIGPRSVAAFAEALAGAHTVFWNGPMGVFELAPFAAGTRGVAEAITKVDGFTVVGGGDSAAAVRTLGLDESAFGHISTGGGASLEYLEGKTLPGIAALEK
- the tpiA gene encoding triose-phosphate isomerase — its product is MAGNWKMNLNHLEAIALVQKLAFSLNEQQLTDVEVAVLPPFTALRSVQTLIDGDKLVIGYGAQDLSPYAGGAYTGDISGAMLAKLGCQYVTVGHSERRAYHNEDDAVVKAKVAAALANGITPILCVGEGLDVREAGGHVAHCRDQVDAALAGLTAEQVVKVVIAYEPVWAIGTGKTATPADAQEVCGAIRARLAESYDQATADQTRILYGGSVKAANIAAIMAEVDVDGALIGGASLDAEEFAQIVRFPEHVKR
- the secG gene encoding preprotein translocase subunit SecG, whose protein sequence is MPIEFAYVLIVLLVITSVMLTMLILLHKGKGGGMSSMFGGGVSTSLAGSSVAEKNLDRYTVLAGIVWFACIVGLGLWLKVAMATGV
- a CDS encoding RNA polymerase-binding protein RbpA, with translation MASAHTIRGSRIGASPARPTERAQPAPRRQTTYWCANDHAVQISLAVDAATPETWECPRCGLPAGQDQQNPPARPRTEPYKSHLAYVKERRSEADGEAILAEALAAVRARRGER
- a CDS encoding sulfotransferase domain-containing protein; the encoded protein is MINQTLTYAKHHTPDSVRVAARWAMLETQNAKSRLTVPVAARCEYDNVYHCTVRKTASQWVKSLLSDPVVYRYSGLLPFDQRISRRRYPNAVPTGRIVSSLFISRYGFDDLPKPEKYRAFFILRDPRDVVVSSYFSLRSSHTPMGDVLLHRKVLQELPAKEGLLYVIDHLTKVNLFSAMHSWVVAPSAETVALFRYEDLVGERQADEFDQLLRHCGITIPPAELTALLDRHGFSRMRKKRREAGPTAHYRKGKAGDWLNHFDDDIHDAFVAATGDLVARCGYPSREESLRALDASQ